In candidate division WOR-3 bacterium, the genomic stretch GCCATCCTGGTGATTGTCATTATGTTTCTGGAAACTACAAGACAAGAAGACGGATGGTATTGTTTAATTCAATTATGCGTTCACTTGGGCTTGATGAAGGCAGGGTGATTTTGCGCTGGATTTCCGCCGCGGAAGGTAAAAAGTTTGCCGATACAGTAACGGAAATGACCGAGCGTTTGCGGGAGATTGGACCAAATCCGTTCAAGAACCTCTGGGAGGTGTGAGTTGGCGCGAATGGGAATATTGCAAGTAAAGAACAAAGCCCCCGAACAGACCTTGCGTGATATTTATGCCCACTGGTTAAAAGCCAAAAGGGTTTCGGCGCTGCTCGTGCCTGCCGTTTCTTCTCTTGGTGTCGCCACGCCGGTTTTGATTTCTGACCCGGATAAAATTAGTCAGGTTAGCCCGTTTCTGCCGGTGATGTCAGTTAATGGTGCTTCTATCGTTGCTGCAATTGCCGCTAAAGGTGTTCCG encodes the following:
- a CDS encoding hydrogenase iron-sulfur subunit, coding for MDFEPRIVGFLCNWCTYAGADLAGTSRIQYPPNMRPIRVMCSGAVDSVYILRALLEGADGVFIGGCHPGDCHYVSGNYKTRRRMVLFNSIMRSLGLDEGRVILRWISAAEGKKFADTVTEMTERLREIGPNPFKNLWEV